The Thiorhodovibrio litoralis genome includes a window with the following:
- a CDS encoding integron integrase, with amino-acid sequence MPQPQATGSTAKDRFWDQFIARAVQAGVEGNALRWLVRRAEAYLAAFPGKRLKQHKLDDVTGYLQQAGRLDRISDWQFVQIVDAIQNLLVTAKAPVAAEVDWDFWRASARTLEADHPTVARETPAFEESPVSGARLKEKRNATSALDQVREAHRPLLERMVGEIRRRHYSIRTEQAYEAWVCRFILFCDQRDPADVGAERIRAFLEDLAVRGNVSASTQNQALNALVFLYKQVLGRSLEELGDFARAKRPKRLPVVLERGEVARLLSGIEGVQHLMAALLYGTGMRLMECMRLRVQDIDFSYHQILVRDGKGQKDRLVPLPVRLEEPLREQLRKVRALHEQDLAAGHGEVFLPDALARKWPHAPKEWIWQYVFPSGRLSVDPRSGKTRRHHVHENSLQKAVKAAAQRAGITKKVNCHCLRHSFATHLLESGYDIRTLQELLGHADVSTTMIYTHVLNRGGQGVRSPLDGLL; translated from the coding sequence ATGCCGCAACCTCAAGCAACAGGATCAACGGCCAAGGATCGGTTTTGGGATCAGTTCATCGCCCGAGCCGTTCAAGCCGGCGTCGAGGGGAATGCGCTTCGATGGCTGGTACGCCGGGCGGAAGCTTATCTTGCGGCCTTTCCGGGCAAGCGCCTGAAGCAACATAAGCTTGATGACGTGACCGGCTATCTGCAACAGGCTGGGCGGCTAGACAGAATTTCTGACTGGCAGTTTGTGCAAATCGTCGATGCTATACAGAATTTGCTGGTGACTGCAAAGGCGCCGGTGGCGGCGGAGGTGGATTGGGACTTTTGGCGGGCCTCGGCGCGAACCTTGGAGGCGGATCACCCGACTGTGGCGCGGGAGACGCCAGCGTTTGAGGAATCTCCGGTATCGGGTGCCCGGTTAAAGGAGAAGCGGAATGCGACCTCGGCGCTCGACCAGGTGAGGGAGGCGCATCGGCCGCTGCTGGAGCGCATGGTGGGGGAGATTCGGCGACGGCACTATTCGATTCGCACGGAGCAGGCTTATGAAGCCTGGGTGTGCCGTTTTATTCTGTTCTGCGATCAGCGGGACCCGGCGGATGTTGGCGCTGAGCGGATTCGCGCGTTCCTGGAGGACTTGGCGGTGCGCGGCAATGTCTCGGCGAGTACCCAGAATCAAGCATTGAATGCGCTGGTGTTTCTGTACAAACAGGTGCTCGGGCGGTCGCTGGAGGAGCTTGGGGATTTTGCGCGCGCGAAACGGCCGAAGCGACTGCCGGTGGTGCTGGAGCGCGGGGAGGTCGCACGATTGCTAAGTGGGATCGAGGGCGTCCAGCATCTCATGGCGGCTTTGCTTTACGGTACCGGGATGCGGTTGATGGAGTGCATGCGGTTACGAGTGCAGGATATCGACTTCAGTTATCATCAGATTCTTGTTCGCGATGGCAAGGGGCAGAAGGATCGGTTGGTGCCGCTGCCGGTGCGTTTGGAGGAGCCCTTGCGGGAGCAATTGCGCAAGGTGCGCGCATTGCACGAGCAGGATCTCGCCGCGGGCCATGGGGAGGTGTTTTTGCCGGATGCTCTAGCGCGCAAATGGCCGCATGCACCCAAGGAGTGGATTTGGCAATATGTGTTTCCGAGTGGTCGGCTGTCGGTTGATCCGCGCAGCGGCAAGACGCGCCGGCACCATGTGCATGAGAATAGCTTGCAGAAGGCGGTGAAGGCCGCGGCGCAACGGGCGGGGATTACGAAGAAGGTAAACTGCCATTGTCTGCGCCATTCGTTTGCGACACATTTGCTGGAATCCGGCTATGACATTCGCACCTTGCAGGAGTTATTGGGGCATGCGGAT
- a CDS encoding XF1762 family protein — MELCPITLREANDFVESFHRHNSRTSRDGGKYAIGLTHDGELVGVAIVGNPLSATLMDGFTAEVLRVCTNEKAPLGACSKLYAACWRAWRAMGGRKMITYTRQTESGASLRGAGWRVVAECAPVKPGWHKKDHLKRNWQPVMGQQKFRWEFSA; from the coding sequence ATGGAACTTTGCCCAATTACATTACGTGAAGCGAATGATTTTGTTGAATCGTTCCACCGGCACAATAGCCGCACCTCTCGCGATGGCGGAAAGTATGCGATCGGCTTAACCCATGATGGCGAGCTTGTTGGTGTTGCGATTGTAGGCAATCCATTATCGGCAACCCTGATGGACGGGTTCACTGCGGAAGTGTTGCGCGTTTGCACGAACGAAAAAGCACCACTAGGAGCCTGTTCCAAACTGTACGCGGCCTGCTGGCGAGCGTGGCGCGCGATGGGCGGACGCAAGATGATTACCTACACGCGTCAAACCGAATCAGGGGCAAGCTTGCGCGGCGCGGGTTGGCGCGTCGTCGCGGAATGTGCGCCAGTAAAACCTGGTTGGCACAAAAAAGACCATCTCAAGCGGAATTGGCAACCAGTAATGGGGCAACAAAAGTTCCGCTGGGAATTTTCCGCCTAA
- a CDS encoding RNA-directed DNA polymerase, translating into MKRTDVYHWLCENGYFPESYVMPPCFKVAKRPAKPKIYFKVTGKGKKYKVDRTECINVHFPKTEYTDRNFGLINPCIHNDIAYHIARNWLKIVDVMIPANSQVASYAFPVPIDSRNQGRIGYLRSGRLIYEFIGMVDKDVTSIAYKYSYLVKADIKSFYPSIYTHSIPWAIHGKKHIRKPANLHNFKLLGNRLDRLFQNANDGCTNGIPIGPVVSDIAAEIVASAVDVEFTKEVRASGIDCEAVRFKDDYRILAKTESDSKRIIKIIQAALKEYNLELSDEKTIISALPDGLFREWVSKYHAVHPKKRKKYSWKELRELYLSVVRIDRECPGTGVIDRFLADIIDKGGKLKVTVSEFNLERVISMLLMLGTLRVKAFPKIVAVLESVLTSPFGILHQAQIVEYLEQYLTSLSDEEERNKYLISWISYFLVSNNLQKLLSFKPKYKDPITRTIFNNRTHIFKECKEFKLFVGCRTIAKKVTLLEHLDVFNPPQIT; encoded by the coding sequence TTGAAGAGAACTGACGTTTATCACTGGCTCTGCGAAAATGGATACTTCCCTGAAAGCTACGTAATGCCCCCATGCTTTAAAGTGGCAAAACGACCTGCCAAGCCAAAAATATATTTCAAAGTCACAGGCAAAGGAAAAAAGTATAAAGTAGATAGGACTGAATGCATTAATGTTCACTTTCCAAAAACAGAATACACTGACAGGAATTTTGGCCTAATCAATCCTTGTATTCACAACGACATTGCCTATCACATCGCCAGAAATTGGCTAAAGATCGTCGATGTAATGATTCCCGCTAACAGTCAGGTAGCATCTTACGCATTTCCGGTGCCCATAGACTCACGCAACCAAGGGCGCATAGGCTATCTAAGAAGTGGGCGACTTATCTACGAATTCATAGGCATGGTTGACAAGGACGTAACATCAATAGCCTACAAGTATAGCTATCTTGTAAAAGCAGACATTAAGAGCTTTTACCCTTCGATTTATACTCACAGCATACCGTGGGCTATTCACGGCAAAAAGCACATAAGAAAACCAGCTAATCTCCACAACTTCAAGCTTCTTGGAAACCGCCTAGACAGGCTATTTCAAAATGCTAATGATGGTTGTACCAATGGAATCCCAATTGGCCCGGTTGTGTCAGACATTGCTGCTGAAATTGTGGCGTCCGCCGTAGATGTTGAATTCACAAAGGAAGTTAGAGCATCAGGTATTGATTGTGAGGCTGTAAGGTTTAAGGATGACTATAGAATACTCGCAAAAACAGAATCTGATTCGAAACGTATCATTAAAATTATCCAAGCTGCTTTAAAAGAGTACAATTTAGAGTTAAGCGATGAGAAGACAATAATATCGGCACTACCTGATGGCCTCTTTCGAGAATGGGTTTCTAAATATCACGCAGTCCATCCGAAAAAACGAAAAAAATACTCTTGGAAAGAGTTAAGGGAGCTATATCTGTCAGTTGTAAGGATAGATCGTGAATGTCCCGGCACAGGTGTAATAGATAGGTTTCTAGCTGATATTATCGACAAAGGCGGCAAGCTAAAGGTGACCGTTTCAGAGTTCAACTTGGAAAGAGTTATTAGCATGCTGTTAATGCTCGGTACTCTCAGAGTAAAAGCATTCCCGAAAATAGTTGCAGTATTGGAGTCTGTCTTAACGAGTCCATTTGGGATTTTGCATCAAGCTCAAATCGTCGAGTACCTAGAGCAATATTTGACTTCCCTGTCTGACGAAGAAGAAAGAAATAAATATCTAATTTCGTGGATTAGCTATTTTCTAGTGAGCAACAACTTACAAAAACTTTTGTCGTTCAAGCCAAAGTACAAAGACCCAATTACGCGAACGATATTTAACAATCGAACGCATATATTCAAAGAGTGCAAAGAATTTAAGCTGTTTGTTGGGTGTAGGACCATCGCAAAGAAAGTTACTTTGCTAGAGCATCTCGATGTATTTAATCCGCCACAAATCACCTAA